A genomic stretch from Capricornis sumatraensis isolate serow.1 chromosome 4, serow.2, whole genome shotgun sequence includes:
- the RAD51AP1 gene encoding RAD51-associated protein 1, with the protein MVRPARHKKPVNYSQFEDSDSDDDFVPATAPLNKKSRTTQKELKLEKPEPKLKNLQEKDIPLQEKTPKKRMALDDKLYRRDLEVALALSVKEVPAVTIDVEQSQGFDKHGKKETGATSKSPHVSNCSVAGDYLDLDKITEEDDSQDTPRRRKAASQAVVQQRKILLENSDDDGANDSEPDFATGEDSEDGSDFSGSEDDESFTVRKSKVKETKRKEVKAKPPAEKKEKPKPKRGAGVTSVDCTPAAVKSESRSSPRKEASRTPSQIRSPAAESKRPKWVPPALSGSSSRSPLAGVAVKSPSQSLRLGLSRLARVKPLHPNATSSCM; encoded by the exons ATGGTGCGGCCTGCGAG GCATAAGAAGCCAGTCAATTACTCCCAATTTGAGGACTCTGATAGTGATG ATGATTTTGTTCCTGCAACCGCACCGTTAAATAAGAAATCCAGAACAACACAAAAGGAGTTGAAACTAGAAAAACCAGAACCTAAGCTGAAGAATCTCCAGGAAAAAGACATCCCACTACAAGAGAAAACCCCTAAAAAAAG gaTGGCTTTGGACGATAAACTCTACCGAAGAGACCTAGAGGTCGCACTGGCTTTGTCAGTGAAGGAGGTTCCAGCTGTCACCATTGATGTGGAGCAGTCTCAAG GCTTTGACAAACATGGCAAGAAGGAAACAGGAGCAACGAGTAAGTCTCCTCATGTCTCCAACTGCAGTGTAGCTGGTGATTATTTAG ATCTGGATAAGATCACTGAGGAGGATGATTCTCAGGACACTCCACGGAGAAGGAAGGCTGCGTCCCAAGCCGTGGTCCAGCAGAGGAAGATTCTCTTGGAGAACAGTGATGACGATGGAGCCAACGACTCTGAGCCAGACTTTGCAACTG GTGAAGACTCTGAGGATGGCTCTGATTTTAGTGGGAGTGAAGACGATGAAAGCTTCACTGTGAGAAAAAGTAAAGTTAAAGAAACCAAACGGAAAGAAGTGAAGGCAAAACCTCCagctgaaaagaaagagaagcctAAACCCAAGCGTGGTGCTGGGG TGACTTCAGTAGACTGCACTCCAGCTGCCGTCAAGTCAGAATCTCGGTCCTCACCAAGAAAGGAGGCCAGTAGGACGCCTTCACAGATACGCAGTCCTGCAGCAGAAAGCAAGAGACCCAAGTGGGTCCCTCCAG CCCTGTCCGGAAGCAGCAGCCGCAGCCCCCTGGCAGGAGTGGCCGTGAAGTCTCCGAGTCAGAGCCTCCGCCTCGGCCTGTCCCGCTTAGCACGGGTTAAACCTCTGCATCCAAATGCCACCAGTAGCTGCATGTAG